A single Candidatus Methylomirabilota bacterium DNA region contains:
- a CDS encoding OB-fold domain-containing protein, with protein sequence MRGLVAYGVYVPYFRLERKAIAGSLGTPAGSGTRAVAAYDEDTTSLAVEAARAALRAAPGARPDALYFATSVPAYLDKTNATAIHAALGLDAGALACDMASAVRSGAGALRAALQGGGVTLVALSDVRTGLPGGGDEREGGDAAAALLCADDSRELPVLAEPVAHASATAEFLERWRVPGENASHQWEERFGEHAYVPLGDAAVTDALKHAGVTAPAIGHWIIAGPHGRANRRLTASVGAAKGTVVDDLSAVIGNTGTAHAGLLLASVLDTAAPDQLIAVVSLADGCDVTIWRATAALPARRPRAKVAAQLAGGGQVSYPSFLTWRGFLPREPPRRPDPEPPAAPPSRRAGDWKFAFTGSRCQACGARHLPPQRVCVKCHAIDRMTPERLADVPATIATFTVDRLAYSLSPPVVAAVIDFEGGGRFQCELTDVDPAAVKIGDRVEMTFRRLFTADGVHNYFWKARPRRASGA encoded by the coding sequence ATGCGCGGGCTCGTCGCCTACGGCGTGTACGTTCCCTACTTCCGCCTCGAGCGCAAGGCGATCGCGGGATCGCTGGGCACGCCCGCCGGCTCGGGCACGCGCGCGGTCGCCGCGTACGACGAGGACACGACCTCGCTCGCTGTCGAGGCGGCGCGCGCCGCTCTGCGCGCGGCGCCCGGGGCGCGGCCCGACGCGCTCTACTTCGCGACCTCGGTCCCCGCGTACCTCGACAAGACGAACGCGACGGCGATCCACGCGGCGCTCGGCCTCGACGCGGGCGCGCTCGCCTGCGACATGGCGAGCGCCGTGCGCTCGGGCGCCGGCGCCCTGCGGGCGGCGCTCCAGGGCGGGGGTGTCACGCTCGTCGCGCTCTCCGACGTCCGCACGGGGCTTCCGGGCGGCGGCGACGAGCGCGAGGGCGGCGACGCCGCCGCGGCGCTCCTCTGCGCCGACGACTCGCGCGAGCTCCCCGTGCTCGCCGAGCCCGTCGCCCACGCCTCGGCGACGGCGGAGTTCCTCGAGCGCTGGCGCGTGCCCGGCGAGAACGCGTCCCACCAGTGGGAGGAGCGGTTCGGCGAGCACGCCTACGTGCCGCTCGGCGACGCCGCGGTGACCGACGCCCTCAAGCACGCCGGCGTCACCGCGCCGGCGATCGGCCACTGGATCATCGCGGGCCCGCACGGGCGGGCGAACCGGCGGCTCACGGCGTCGGTCGGCGCGGCGAAGGGGACGGTGGTGGACGACCTCTCGGCCGTCATCGGCAACACGGGGACCGCCCACGCGGGGCTCCTCCTCGCGAGCGTCCTCGACACGGCCGCCCCCGATCAGCTGATCGCGGTCGTGTCGCTCGCCGACGGGTGCGACGTCACCATCTGGCGCGCGACGGCGGCCTTGCCGGCGCGCCGGCCGCGAGCGAAGGTCGCGGCCCAGCTCGCCGGCGGCGGTCAGGTGAGCTACCCGAGCTTCCTGACCTGGCGCGGCTTCCTTCCGCGCGAGCCGCCGCGCCGGCCCGACCCCGAGCCGCCCGCGGCGCCGCCCTCGCGCCGGGCCGGGGACTGGAAGTTCGCGTTCACCGGGAGCCGGTGCCAGGCGTGCGGCGCGCGCCACCTGCCACCCCAGCGCGTGTGCGTGAAGTGCCACGCGATCGACCGCATGACGCCCGAGCGTCTGGCCGACGTCCCCGCGACGATCGCGACCTTCACGGTGGACCGGCTCGCGTACTCGCTCTCGCCGCCGGTCGTCGCGGCGGTCATCGACTTCGAGGGTGGCGGGCGCTTCCAGTGCGAGCTGACCGACGTGGACCCGGCGGCCGTGAAGATCGGCGACCGGGTGGAGATGACGTTCCGGCGGCTCTTCACCGCCGACGGCGTGCACAACTACTTCTGGAAGGCGCGGCCCCGGCGCGCGAGTGGCGCATGA
- the acpS gene encoding holo-ACP synthase has translation MTITGIGVDLVNIPRMREVIERWQDRFLRRVFTEQEIAYCRARRDPVPHFAARFAAKEAALKALGTGLRLGVSWRELEVRRERGRAPELVLSGRSREIGRSRGGSRVLLSLTHEGEYALAQAMLVGD, from the coding sequence ATGACCATCACCGGCATCGGCGTGGACCTGGTCAACATCCCGCGCATGCGCGAGGTGATCGAGCGCTGGCAGGACCGTTTCCTCCGGCGCGTCTTCACCGAGCAGGAGATCGCCTACTGCCGCGCGCGGCGCGACCCGGTGCCGCACTTCGCGGCGCGCTTCGCGGCGAAGGAGGCGGCGCTGAAGGCGCTCGGCACCGGGCTCCGGCTCGGCGTGAGCTGGCGCGAGCTCGAGGTGCGCCGCGAGCGCGGCCGGGCGCCGGAGCTCGTGCTCTCCGGACGCTCGCGGGAGATCGGGCGCTCGCGCGGCGGGAGCCGCGTGCTGCTGTCCCTCACGCACGAAGGGGAATATGCGCTGGCGCAGGCTATGCTCGTGGGCGATTAG
- a CDS encoding NAD(P)H-hydrate dehydratase yields MLPLYTAEEMRRLDRRAIGELGIPGAVLMENAGRGAAEAIRRLLPTLGAPRRGARVVVVCGKGGNGGDGFVVARWFARWSARPEVLLAFPEREIGDDAGEMLRALKRTGVRPWRVEDEGAAARRLARADVVVDALLGTGARGAPDGLVARLIELINASARPVVALDVPSGIDADGGEFAGPAVSATVTLTFAGVKRGLVLGPGAGHAGRVEVVPIGVPAAEAWRGVTTFLLERADVARHFPRRPRDAHKGTYGHLLIVAGSIGKTGAAALAAMAALRSGAGLVTVATPASQQPVVASLLLEAMTEPLPETAARTLALKAREVVAELAAGRDAVALGPGIGLDEETRQAARALVQELPKPMAVDADALSALAGHLDALRGAPAQRCLTPHPGELARLLGVTVAEVQRDRITAAREFATRHNVHLVLKGAGSVIGHPDGRVVVNPTGNPGLASGGTGDVLTGMLGALLARGLAAGDALEGAVYLHGLAGDLAAERMGEESLVAGDVIDALPAVFGRLTDAAG; encoded by the coding sequence GTGCTGCCCCTCTACACGGCCGAGGAGATGCGGCGGCTCGACCGCCGTGCGATCGGCGAGCTCGGGATCCCCGGCGCCGTCCTCATGGAGAACGCGGGACGCGGCGCGGCCGAGGCGATTCGCCGGCTCCTCCCCACGCTCGGCGCGCCGCGCCGCGGCGCGCGCGTCGTCGTCGTCTGCGGCAAGGGTGGGAACGGCGGCGACGGCTTCGTTGTCGCGCGCTGGTTCGCGAGATGGAGCGCGCGCCCGGAGGTGCTGCTGGCGTTTCCCGAACGCGAGATTGGCGACGACGCCGGCGAGATGCTCCGCGCGCTCAAGCGGACCGGTGTGCGCCCGTGGCGCGTGGAGGACGAGGGCGCGGCCGCCCGGCGCCTCGCGCGCGCCGACGTCGTCGTGGACGCGCTTCTCGGCACGGGCGCGCGCGGCGCGCCCGACGGGCTCGTCGCGCGCCTGATCGAGCTGATCAACGCGAGCGCCCGGCCCGTCGTCGCGCTCGACGTCCCGTCGGGCATCGACGCCGACGGGGGTGAGTTCGCGGGGCCCGCGGTCAGCGCGACGGTGACGCTGACCTTCGCGGGAGTGAAGCGCGGTCTGGTTCTCGGGCCGGGCGCCGGGCACGCCGGTCGCGTCGAGGTCGTGCCGATCGGCGTTCCCGCGGCGGAGGCGTGGAGGGGCGTGACGACCTTCCTGCTGGAGCGCGCCGACGTCGCGCGGCATTTCCCACGGCGACCGCGCGACGCCCACAAGGGCACCTACGGCCACCTCCTGATCGTCGCGGGCTCGATCGGCAAGACCGGCGCCGCGGCCTTGGCGGCGATGGCCGCGCTCCGGAGCGGCGCGGGGCTCGTCACCGTCGCGACGCCCGCGAGCCAGCAGCCGGTCGTCGCGAGCCTCCTGCTCGAGGCGATGACCGAGCCCCTGCCCGAGACGGCCGCGCGCACGCTTGCCCTGAAGGCGCGCGAGGTGGTGGCCGAGCTGGCCGCGGGCCGCGACGCGGTCGCTCTCGGGCCCGGCATCGGGCTCGACGAGGAGACGCGCCAGGCGGCGCGCGCGCTCGTCCAGGAGCTGCCCAAGCCCATGGCCGTGGACGCCGACGCCCTGAGCGCGCTCGCCGGCCACCTCGACGCGCTCCGCGGCGCGCCCGCGCAACGCTGCCTCACCCCGCATCCGGGCGAGCTCGCGCGGCTGCTCGGCGTCACGGTCGCGGAAGTCCAGCGCGATCGCATCACCGCCGCGCGCGAGTTCGCCACGCGCCACAATGTTCACTTGGTGCTGAAGGGCGCGGGGAGCGTGATCGGCCATCCCGACGGGCGCGTGGTCGTGAACCCGACGGGGAACCCGGGCCTGGCGAGCGGCGGGACGGGCGACGTCCTCACCGGGATGCTCGGCGCGCTCCTGGCCCGCGGCTTGGCGGCCGGCGACGCGCTCGAGGGCGCGGTCTACCTCCACGGCCTCGCCGGCGACCTCGCTGCCGAGCGCATGGGCGAGGAGTCGCTCGTCGCGGGCGACGTGATCGACGCGCTCCCCGCCGTGTTCGGGAGGCTCACCGACGCGGCCGGCTGA
- a CDS encoding methyltransferase domain-containing protein — protein MSAQERWQLAGNAPDAYERHIVPALFMPWARSLVETAALRPGERVLDVACGTGVVTRLAAKRVGAGGKVVGLDLNAGMLEVARSRAPAIEWREGSATELPLPDAAFDAVLCQQGLQFFPDRPAALREMRRVLVPGGRLALSVWRSLEWSPGHRALADALERHIGPETAAIMRAPFALADPEELRALAVAAGFREVAVRAAVEDVRFPSVDEFPLVQAAATPLAPFVAGAPESARAALVADVRTALARYVSGETLVWPIQAHVVTARA, from the coding sequence ATGAGCGCGCAAGAGCGGTGGCAGCTCGCCGGCAACGCGCCGGACGCCTACGAGCGCCACATCGTCCCGGCGCTGTTCATGCCGTGGGCGCGGAGCCTCGTCGAGACCGCGGCGCTCCGTCCCGGCGAGCGCGTGCTCGACGTGGCCTGCGGCACCGGTGTGGTGACGCGCCTGGCCGCCAAGCGCGTCGGCGCCGGGGGGAAGGTCGTCGGCCTCGACCTGAACGCCGGGATGCTGGAGGTCGCGCGCTCGCGCGCGCCCGCGATCGAGTGGCGCGAGGGGAGCGCCACAGAGCTCCCGCTGCCGGACGCCGCGTTCGACGCGGTGCTCTGCCAGCAGGGGCTCCAGTTCTTCCCGGACCGGCCGGCCGCGCTCCGCGAGATGCGCCGCGTGCTCGTGCCGGGCGGCCGGCTCGCGCTCAGCGTCTGGCGGTCGCTCGAGTGGAGCCCCGGGCACCGGGCGCTCGCGGACGCGCTCGAGCGGCACATCGGCCCCGAGACCGCGGCGATCATGCGGGCGCCGTTCGCCCTCGCCGACCCCGAGGAGCTACGCGCGCTGGCGGTCGCCGCCGGCTTCCGCGAGGTCGCCGTCCGGGCGGCGGTCGAAGATGTCCGCTTCCCGTCGGTGGACGAGTTCCCGCTCGTCCAGGCGGCCGCGACCCCGCTGGCGCCCTTCGTGGCCGGCGCGCCGGAGAGCGCGCGGGCCGCGCTGGTGGCGGATGTGCGGACGGCGCTCGCACGGTACGTGAGCGGTGAGACGCTCGTGTGGCCGATCCAGGCGCACGTCGTCACGGCGCGGGCGTAG
- a CDS encoding anion transporter, translating into MPGREWSHAIALAAFVGSYAGLGLGRVPGFRVDRTGVAIIGAAAMVVSGALGWDEAVAAVDAHTLVLLFGMMIVTAYLRLSGFFGLVMAWTIRSARTPLALLGAVTGAAGVLSAFFVNDVVCLVLAPLVLAVTRRLHLPPVPYLIALATAANVGSVATLTGNPQNMLVGSFSGIGYRAFLVREAPIAAAGLLCVFLVVWAVYRRQIPSVPLEAEPDRRLAVHYPIMLKTVAAVSVMLAAFLAGVPIAIVALAGAAVTLFTRRVKPQKVYREIGWELLVLFAGLFVITAGAERTGLVELLLHWARAANLDRPWVLTVVTAVLSNLVSNVPALLLLKPLVPALGDPERTWLLLAMASTLAGNLTILGSVANLIVVEAARAARVEIGFVEYCKVGVPVTLVTLLFGWLVLGVLPD; encoded by the coding sequence ATGCCTGGCCGCGAGTGGAGCCACGCGATCGCGCTCGCCGCCTTCGTCGGCTCCTACGCGGGGCTCGGCCTCGGCCGGGTCCCCGGCTTCCGCGTGGACCGCACGGGCGTCGCGATCATCGGCGCCGCGGCCATGGTCGTCTCGGGCGCGCTCGGCTGGGACGAGGCGGTCGCGGCGGTGGACGCGCACACCCTCGTGCTGCTCTTCGGCATGATGATCGTCACGGCGTACCTGCGCCTCTCCGGGTTCTTCGGCCTCGTCATGGCGTGGACGATCCGGAGCGCGCGCACGCCGCTCGCCCTGCTCGGCGCGGTCACCGGCGCCGCGGGCGTGCTCTCGGCCTTCTTCGTGAACGACGTCGTCTGTCTCGTGCTGGCGCCCCTCGTGCTGGCGGTCACTCGCCGGCTCCACCTGCCGCCCGTCCCGTACCTGATCGCTCTCGCGACCGCCGCAAACGTGGGAAGTGTCGCCACGCTGACGGGCAACCCGCAGAACATGCTGGTCGGCAGCTTCTCCGGCATCGGGTACCGGGCGTTCCTCGTCCGCGAGGCGCCGATCGCCGCCGCCGGCCTCCTGTGCGTGTTCCTCGTGGTGTGGGCGGTCTACCGGCGGCAGATCCCTTCCGTCCCCCTCGAGGCCGAGCCGGACCGGCGGCTCGCCGTCCACTACCCGATCATGCTGAAGACCGTCGCGGCCGTCTCCGTGATGCTCGCCGCGTTCCTCGCCGGCGTGCCGATCGCGATCGTCGCCCTCGCGGGCGCCGCGGTCACGCTCTTCACGCGACGGGTGAAGCCGCAGAAGGTCTACCGCGAGATCGGCTGGGAGCTGCTGGTGCTCTTCGCGGGCCTCTTCGTGATCACCGCAGGCGCCGAGCGCACCGGGCTCGTCGAGCTGCTCCTGCACTGGGCACGGGCCGCGAACCTCGACCGCCCGTGGGTCCTGACGGTGGTCACCGCCGTCCTCTCGAACCTCGTGTCCAACGTGCCGGCGCTCCTCCTGTTGAAGCCGCTCGTGCCCGCGCTCGGCGACCCGGAACGGACATGGCTCCTCCTCGCGATGGCCTCGACGCTGGCCGGCAACCTCACGATCCTCGGGAGCGTCGCGAACCTCATCGTCGTCGAGGCCGCGCGGGCCGCGCGCGTCGAGATCGGCTTCGTCGAGTACTGCAAGGTCGGGGTCCCGGTCACGCTCGTGACGCTGCTCTTCGGCTGGCTCGTGCTCGGCGTCCTGCCGGACTAG
- the tsaE gene encoding tRNA (adenosine(37)-N6)-threonylcarbamoyltransferase complex ATPase subunit type 1 TsaE, whose translation MSRSPEDTAAAGERLGHTLGPGDVVALVGELGAGKTCFIQGLARGLGVTVHATSPTFVLINEYRGRVPVHHVDAYRTASLAELQDLGLPELFAGGGVTVVEWADKLLPLLPPDAIEVTIEGVGDEPRRITIRRPG comes from the coding sequence CTGAGCCGGAGCCCCGAGGACACCGCGGCCGCCGGCGAGCGGCTCGGCCACACGCTCGGCCCAGGCGACGTCGTCGCGCTCGTCGGCGAGCTCGGCGCGGGGAAGACCTGCTTCATCCAGGGGCTCGCGCGCGGCCTCGGCGTCACCGTGCACGCGACGAGCCCCACGTTCGTGCTCATCAACGAGTATCGGGGCCGCGTGCCCGTCCATCACGTGGACGCCTACCGCACCGCGAGCCTCGCCGAGCTCCAGGACCTCGGGCTGCCCGAGCTCTTCGCGGGCGGCGGCGTGACGGTCGTCGAGTGGGCGGATAAGCTCCTGCCCCTCCTGCCGCCCGACGCGATCGAGGTGACGATCGAGGGCGTCGGCGACGAGCCCCGCCGCATCACGATCCGCCGTCCCGGCTAG